One window of the Caldibacillus debilis DSM 16016 genome contains the following:
- the recG gene encoding ATP-dependent DNA helicase RecG codes for MNELEKPVTAIQGIGEETASRLAELNIHTVGDLLFYFPFRHEDYRSKHPEEAGHGEKITLEGTVQSEPQVAYYSGRKSRLSFKMLVEGKLVSVVFFNQPYLKNRIRPAQRIAVSGKWNRYRMQIVASQYRLEGTEQENLLQPVYSVKGDLTVKDLRRLIFHALKQYGHLVEEILPEPLLKKYRLLPRKNALYALHFPKDGELLRQAKRRFIYEELLLFQLKIQLLRRTAREVPEAKAIEFDPEKLKLFIESLPFPLTAAQKRALGEILRDIRSPYRMNRLLQGDVGSGKTAVAAVCLYAAVLGGYQGALMVPTEILAEQHAEVLERYFRPFGVKTALLTSSVKGKARERILTDLAEGSIDVVVGTHALIQDEVNFFRLGLVITDEQHRFGVEQRKILREKGENPHALFMTATPIPRTLAITAFGDMDVSVLDELPAGRKPVKTYWVKPQMLPRVLAFMEKELEQGRQAYVICPLIEESDKLDVQNAIDVHASLSRHFHPRYRVGLMHGRLSPDEKEKVMRAFARNEIQVLVSTTVVEVGVNVPNATFMLIYDAERFGLAQLHQLRGRVGRGGDQAYCVLLADPKSETGKERMKIMTETTDGFLLSEKDLELRGPGDFFGTKQSGLPEFKLADMVRDYRALEAARKDAKEMVESERFWTGEEYGPLRKLLEREEALKGEKLD; via the coding sequence ATGAATGAACTGGAAAAGCCGGTGACGGCCATTCAAGGAATCGGCGAGGAGACGGCCAGTCGCCTCGCGGAACTGAATATTCATACCGTCGGCGATTTATTGTTTTATTTTCCCTTCCGCCATGAAGATTATCGCAGCAAGCATCCGGAAGAAGCCGGCCACGGGGAAAAGATCACCCTCGAGGGCACCGTCCAGAGCGAGCCGCAAGTCGCCTATTATTCCGGGAGAAAGTCCCGCCTTTCTTTCAAGATGCTCGTGGAAGGGAAACTGGTTTCCGTCGTCTTTTTTAACCAGCCCTATTTAAAAAACAGAATCCGCCCGGCGCAGCGGATCGCCGTGTCCGGAAAATGGAACAGGTACCGGATGCAAATCGTCGCCAGCCAATACCGCCTGGAAGGGACCGAGCAGGAGAACCTCCTTCAGCCGGTCTATTCCGTCAAAGGGGATTTGACGGTCAAGGACTTAAGGCGGCTCATCTTTCATGCCCTGAAGCAATACGGCCATCTCGTCGAGGAAATCTTGCCGGAGCCCTTATTGAAAAAATACCGGCTCCTTCCGAGAAAAAATGCTCTGTACGCCCTCCATTTCCCGAAGGACGGGGAGTTGCTCCGCCAGGCGAAGCGGCGTTTCATTTACGAAGAGCTCTTGCTGTTCCAATTGAAAATCCAATTGCTCCGCAGGACCGCCCGGGAAGTCCCGGAGGCGAAGGCGATCGAGTTTGACCCGGAAAAACTGAAATTGTTTATCGAATCCCTCCCCTTCCCGCTGACCGCCGCCCAAAAAAGGGCGCTCGGGGAAATCCTCCGCGACATCCGTTCCCCGTACCGGATGAACCGCCTGCTCCAAGGTGATGTCGGATCCGGGAAGACGGCCGTGGCCGCCGTTTGTTTGTACGCCGCGGTATTGGGAGGATACCAGGGCGCCCTGATGGTGCCGACGGAGATTTTGGCCGAGCAGCATGCGGAAGTCCTTGAACGGTATTTCCGCCCGTTCGGCGTGAAAACCGCCCTGTTAACGAGTTCGGTCAAAGGAAAGGCGCGGGAGCGGATATTGACGGATTTGGCGGAGGGAAGCATCGACGTGGTGGTCGGCACCCACGCCCTCATCCAGGACGAGGTGAATTTTTTCCGTTTGGGCCTCGTCATCACCGATGAACAGCACCGCTTCGGCGTCGAACAGCGGAAGATCCTGCGGGAAAAGGGGGAAAACCCCCATGCCCTGTTCATGACCGCGACCCCCATTCCGCGGACTTTGGCCATCACCGCCTTCGGGGACATGGACGTTTCCGTGCTCGATGAACTGCCCGCCGGCAGAAAGCCGGTAAAAACCTACTGGGTAAAACCGCAAATGTTGCCGAGGGTCCTCGCCTTCATGGAAAAGGAGCTGGAACAGGGGAGACAGGCCTACGTGATCTGCCCACTCATCGAAGAATCGGACAAACTGGACGTGCAGAACGCCATCGACGTCCACGCCTCCCTTTCCCGGCATTTCCATCCCCGGTACCGGGTCGGGCTCATGCACGGACGGCTCTCTCCCGACGAAAAGGAAAAGGTGATGCGGGCCTTCGCCCGAAACGAAATCCAGGTCCTGGTATCGACGACGGTGGTCGAAGTGGGCGTCAACGTCCCCAATGCGACGTTCATGCTGATCTATGATGCGGAACGGTTCGGGCTGGCCCAGCTCCACCAATTGCGGGGGCGGGTCGGGCGGGGCGGAGATCAGGCCTATTGCGTCCTCCTTGCCGACCCGAAATCGGAAACGGGGAAAGAACGGATGAAAATCATGACGGAAACGACCGACGGATTTTTATTGAGCGAAAAGGATTTGGAGCTGCGGGGGCCCGGAGACTTTTTCGGAACGAAACAAAGCGGGCTTCCCGAATTTAAGCTGGCGGATATGGTGCGGGATTACCGCGCCCTTGAGGCCGCCCGGAAGGACGCGAAAGAAATGGTCGAATCGGAACGTTTTTGGACCGGCGAAGAGTACGGGCCGTTGCGGAAACTGCTGGAACGCGAGGAGGCGTTGAAGGGAGAAAAACTGGACTAA
- the ftsY gene encoding signal recognition particle-docking protein FtsY — MGFFEQLKEKFTQQKDAVAEKFKEGLAKTRQNFAGKVAKYRKVDEEFFEELEEVLIQADVGFDTVLELVDELKMEVKRRNIKDPADVKDVITEKLVDIYNAGGGQNGLNIQEKGPTVILFVGVNGVGKTTTIGKLAHRFIRDGKKVLLAAGDTFRAGAIEQLEVWGRRVGAEVIKQKEGSDPAAVVYDALQAARSRNADILLCDTAGRLQNKANLMKELEKVKRVIERQVPGAPHEVLLVLDATTGQNALVQAKQFKEAAGVTGIVLTKLDGTAKGGIVLSIRKELNIPVKFVGLGEKMDDLEVFDPEKFVYGLFEGLTE; from the coding sequence ATGGGTTTTTTTGAACAGCTGAAGGAAAAATTCACCCAACAGAAAGACGCAGTCGCGGAAAAATTTAAGGAAGGATTGGCGAAAACCCGGCAAAACTTTGCCGGGAAGGTCGCCAAATACCGGAAAGTGGACGAGGAATTTTTCGAAGAACTGGAAGAGGTCCTCATCCAGGCCGACGTGGGCTTCGACACGGTCCTCGAGCTCGTCGACGAACTGAAAATGGAAGTGAAAAGGAGAAACATAAAAGATCCCGCGGACGTGAAAGACGTGATCACGGAAAAGCTCGTCGACATTTACAATGCCGGCGGCGGGCAGAACGGCTTGAACATCCAGGAAAAGGGGCCGACGGTCATCCTCTTTGTCGGCGTCAACGGGGTCGGGAAAACGACGACGATCGGCAAGCTGGCCCACCGGTTCATCCGGGACGGCAAGAAGGTTTTGCTGGCTGCCGGCGATACCTTCCGGGCAGGGGCGATCGAACAGCTGGAGGTTTGGGGACGGCGGGTCGGCGCCGAGGTCATCAAGCAGAAGGAAGGCTCCGACCCCGCGGCGGTCGTCTACGACGCCCTTCAGGCGGCCCGTTCCCGCAACGCGGACATATTATTGTGCGATACCGCCGGGCGTCTGCAAAATAAAGCCAATCTGATGAAGGAATTGGAAAAGGTGAAACGGGTCATCGAGCGGCAGGTTCCCGGCGCCCCCCATGAGGTCTTGCTCGTGCTGGACGCGACGACGGGCCAGAACGCCTTGGTCCAGGCGAAGCAATTTAAGGAAGCGGCCGGGGTGACCGGCATCGTATTGACGAAGCTGGACGGAACGGCAAAAGGGGGAATTGTCCTCTCCATCCGGAAGGAATTGAACATCCCGGTCAAATTTGTCGGCTTGGGCGAAAAGATGGATGATCTGGAAGTTTTCGATCCGGAAAAATTCGTTTACGGGCTGTTCGAAGGGCTGACGGAATGA
- the fabD gene encoding ACP S-malonyltransferase: MGKVAFLFPGQGSQTVGMGKGFAEKDRDVADIFRTADEVLGFPLSDLIFAGPQETLTETVNAQPAILTTSFAFFAKVKEAGLKADYVAGHSLGEYTALVAAGALSFPDAVKIVRERGRLMEEAVPSGQGTMAAILGMDREKLEKVVKAASTPEEPVELANINCPGQIVISGKTPAVKKAAERAKAEGAKRAVFLEVSGPFHSSLMKPAAEKFAGFLAGFPLRDAEIPVIANVTAKPVRDGEQIRKSLIEQLYSPVLWEDSIRTLIGLGVDTFVEIGPGKVLTGLVKKIDRSAKAVSIHDEESFRTVLEQWEGNEE; this comes from the coding sequence ATGGGGAAAGTCGCGTTTTTATTTCCAGGTCAAGGCTCGCAGACGGTAGGAATGGGCAAAGGATTTGCGGAAAAGGACCGGGACGTCGCGGACATCTTCCGCACCGCCGATGAGGTGCTGGGTTTTCCCTTGTCCGATCTGATCTTTGCAGGGCCGCAGGAAACGTTGACGGAAACCGTCAACGCCCAGCCGGCGATCTTGACGACAAGTTTCGCTTTTTTTGCCAAGGTGAAGGAAGCGGGGCTGAAAGCGGACTATGTGGCTGGGCACAGTTTGGGGGAATATACGGCCCTTGTCGCCGCCGGGGCCCTCTCCTTTCCCGATGCGGTAAAAATCGTCCGGGAGCGGGGCCGGCTGATGGAAGAGGCCGTTCCGAGCGGCCAGGGCACGATGGCCGCCATCCTGGGCATGGACCGGGAAAAGCTTGAGAAAGTCGTCAAGGCGGCCAGCACTCCGGAGGAGCCGGTCGAGCTGGCCAACATCAATTGCCCCGGGCAAATCGTCATTTCGGGAAAGACGCCCGCGGTGAAGAAGGCGGCGGAAAGGGCGAAGGCGGAAGGCGCCAAACGGGCGGTCTTTTTGGAAGTGAGCGGCCCGTTCCACTCTTCGCTGATGAAACCGGCGGCGGAGAAGTTCGCCGGATTTTTGGCCGGTTTCCCCCTCCGGGATGCGGAGATCCCCGTCATCGCCAACGTGACGGCAAAGCCCGTGCGGGACGGGGAACAAATCCGCAAATCCTTGATCGAACAGCTCTATTCTCCGGTTTTGTGGGAAGATTCCATCCGGACCCTCATCGGGTTGGGCGTCGATACGTTCGTGGAGATCGGTCCGGGGAAAGTGCTTACCGGTTTGGTAAAGAAGATTGACCGCTCCGCAAAGGCCGTCTCCATTCATGACGAGGAAAGCTTCCGGACGGTTTTGGAGCAATGGGAGGGAAATGAGGAATGA
- the plsX gene encoding phosphate acyltransferase PlsX: MRIAIDAMGGDHAPEAVVKGAVQAVEHFRDLSVTLVGDEAKIAPFLKENSRIGILHTTEVITGEEEPVRAVRHKPSASMVLAAKEVKEGRADACISAGNTGALMAAGIFIVGRIRGIERPALAPMLPTLDGKGFLLLDVGANADAKPSHLLQYAYMGSVYAEKVNKIEKPRVGLLNIGTEPKKGNELARKAYELLSEADLHFIGNVEARDLLAGAADVVVADGFTGNMVLKTMEGTAYALFQMLKDVLTGSVKTKIAAGFLKNDLLKLKSKMDYTEYGGAGLFGLKAPVVKAHGSSNDHAIFHAIRQAREMAERRVTETIEKMLVQERF; this comes from the coding sequence ATGAGAATAGCCATTGATGCCATGGGAGGAGATCACGCGCCCGAGGCCGTCGTCAAAGGTGCGGTCCAAGCGGTTGAGCATTTCCGGGATCTGTCGGTGACATTGGTCGGCGACGAGGCGAAAATCGCCCCGTTTTTAAAAGAAAACAGCCGGATCGGCATCCTGCACACCACCGAAGTCATCACCGGGGAAGAGGAACCGGTGCGGGCGGTCAGGCACAAGCCCTCCGCCTCCATGGTGCTGGCCGCCAAAGAAGTGAAGGAAGGGCGGGCGGACGCCTGCATATCCGCCGGAAATACGGGGGCCCTGATGGCGGCGGGGATCTTCATCGTCGGCAGGATCAGGGGCATCGAACGGCCGGCTCTTGCGCCGATGCTTCCGACCCTTGACGGAAAAGGGTTCCTGCTTTTGGATGTGGGAGCGAACGCGGACGCAAAACCTTCCCATCTTTTGCAGTACGCCTACATGGGTTCCGTCTATGCCGAAAAGGTGAACAAGATTGAAAAACCCCGGGTCGGGCTGCTGAACATCGGCACGGAGCCGAAGAAGGGGAATGAACTGGCGCGCAAAGCCTATGAGCTGCTGTCGGAAGCGGATCTCCACTTTATCGGAAACGTCGAAGCGCGGGATCTGCTGGCCGGCGCCGCCGATGTCGTCGTCGCCGACGGTTTTACGGGAAACATGGTCTTGAAAACGATGGAAGGAACGGCCTACGCCCTGTTTCAAATGCTCAAAGACGTCTTGACGGGGAGCGTCAAGACGAAAATCGCGGCCGGCTTTTTGAAGAACGATTTGCTGAAACTAAAAAGCAAGATGGATTACACCGAATACGGCGGGGCCGGCCTGTTCGGGCTGAAGGCGCCGGTCGTCAAAGCCCACGGCTCGTCGAATGACCACGCCATCTTTCATGCGATCCGCCAGGCCCGGGAAATGGCAGAAAGGCGGGTCACGGAAACGATCGAAAAAATGTTGGTTCAGGAAAGGTTCTAG
- the smc gene encoding chromosome segregation protein SMC gives MFLKRLEIAGFKSFADRVAIEFDKGITAVVGPNGSGKSNITDAIRWVLGEQSVKSLRGGKMEDIIFAGSANRKPLNFAEVSLILDNGDHFLPVDYNEVMITRRVYRSGESEFFINKQPCRLKDIVDLMMDSGMGREAFSIIGQGKVDEILNSKPEERRTIFEEAAGVLKYKTRKMKAEAKLAETEENLNRVRDILHELEGQLEPLKKQASVAKEYLDLKKELERYEVALLAHDIEQLSGEWNALKEKIRSLQDEELELSVQVQKKEAEIERIRDAMRAADRSVDELQQKLLSASEELEKIEGRREVLKERKKNFAENRKALEQALDESRARLESLKKERETLSAQLAELEGQLAEKRRLLKEKREKLEFLSEDVEEKIESLKSDYIDLLNREAALKNEQRLLAQQLERLESQYEKQKEEKERVLHDRDLLAAEGEELERKRGILAERAEAERERLQKEEQELQRFLREGEVLEEALRKIAQEVHQLKSRKEILQEMEEDLAGFHQGAKEILKAGKKLPGIEGAVAQLIRVEKPYELAVETALSSSLQHIVVRDEECARTAINYLKKHSSGRATFLPMSVIKGRTIPPEQRRHLAENEAFVGIASELVSFQEKHRNIMEYLLGTVIISRHLPGANEIARASGYRYRIVTLDGDVVNPGGSMTGGAVKKNASSLLSRKREMETLEAEIARREEEGRKKRRLLDETKGKIGRLKENLQKAKETEEGLKKEEERVREALKEIEWRRKNLEDRLQIFAAEEASFLQEKERIAGKMKENAGRLERIRAEAEEIDLAVKALSEKKSVDQSQKDSLTEEIQALNIQIAKLEEQIRHIKARSESAELGLKETEEDKAEQEKRLEEMIREREEDEKSEAELARLAEEKQKEKNSILDRIAERRQERNRQQQMLEEMERDVKEWKRLHKTAADRLKEEEVKLGRLDAELDNLLRKLSEEYFLTFEAAKEQYPLPEAPDEARKKAKLIKRSIDELGTVNLGAIEEYERIHERYTFLRDQRDDLLEAKDTLFQVIEEMDQEMIKRFKETFEAVSGEFTSVFRNLFSGGYAELKLTDPDDLLNTGVEIVAQPPGKKLQNLSLLSGGERALTAIALLFSILKVRPVPFCVFDEVEAALDEANVYRFSRYLKKFAEDTQFIVITHRKGTMEEADALYGITMQESGVSKLVSVRLEEQENFV, from the coding sequence ATGTTTCTCAAGAGATTGGAAATCGCAGGATTCAAGTCATTCGCGGACCGGGTCGCCATCGAATTCGACAAGGGGATCACGGCGGTTGTCGGTCCGAACGGCAGCGGAAAAAGCAATATTACCGATGCCATCCGCTGGGTATTGGGGGAGCAGTCGGTCAAATCGCTGCGGGGCGGAAAAATGGAGGACATCATCTTTGCCGGGAGCGCCAACAGGAAGCCGTTGAATTTCGCCGAGGTTTCGCTGATCTTGGACAACGGGGACCATTTTTTGCCCGTCGATTATAATGAGGTCATGATTACAAGAAGGGTGTACCGTTCCGGCGAAAGTGAATTCTTCATCAATAAGCAGCCTTGCCGGCTGAAGGATATCGTCGACTTGATGATGGACTCCGGCATGGGGAGGGAAGCCTTTTCCATCATCGGCCAGGGAAAGGTGGACGAAATTTTGAACAGCAAGCCGGAGGAGCGGCGGACGATCTTCGAAGAGGCTGCCGGGGTCCTGAAATATAAAACGAGGAAAATGAAGGCCGAAGCGAAATTGGCGGAGACGGAAGAAAATTTGAACCGGGTGCGCGATATCTTGCACGAACTGGAAGGCCAGCTCGAACCGCTCAAGAAGCAGGCATCCGTGGCGAAGGAATATCTCGATTTGAAAAAGGAACTCGAGCGTTACGAGGTGGCCCTCCTCGCCCACGACATTGAACAGCTGTCCGGCGAATGGAACGCTTTAAAGGAGAAGATCCGTTCGCTGCAGGATGAAGAGCTGGAATTGTCCGTCCAAGTGCAAAAGAAGGAAGCGGAGATCGAACGGATCCGGGATGCCATGCGGGCTGCCGACCGGTCGGTGGATGAGCTTCAGCAAAAATTGCTTTCGGCGAGCGAAGAACTGGAAAAAATTGAAGGAAGGAGAGAGGTTTTAAAGGAGCGGAAGAAGAATTTCGCCGAGAACCGGAAGGCCTTGGAACAGGCTTTGGACGAAAGCCGGGCAAGATTGGAATCGCTGAAAAAGGAAAGGGAGACCCTCTCCGCCCAACTGGCCGAACTGGAAGGGCAGCTGGCGGAAAAACGCCGGCTTCTTAAGGAAAAGCGGGAGAAGCTGGAATTTCTTTCGGAAGATGTGGAAGAAAAGATTGAATCGTTAAAATCCGACTACATCGATCTCTTGAACCGGGAGGCGGCGCTGAAAAACGAACAGCGCCTGCTCGCCCAGCAGCTCGAAAGACTCGAATCCCAGTATGAAAAACAAAAAGAAGAGAAGGAAAGGGTCCTCCATGACCGGGACCTGCTCGCCGCCGAAGGGGAGGAACTGGAAAGAAAGCGGGGGATCCTTGCCGAAAGGGCGGAAGCGGAACGGGAACGCCTCCAAAAGGAGGAACAGGAACTGCAGCGTTTCCTCCGGGAAGGGGAAGTGCTGGAAGAAGCGTTGCGGAAGATCGCCCAGGAAGTCCACCAGCTGAAGTCGAGAAAAGAAATTTTGCAGGAAATGGAGGAGGATTTGGCCGGCTTCCATCAAGGGGCGAAGGAAATCCTGAAAGCGGGAAAGAAGCTGCCCGGGATCGAAGGGGCGGTGGCCCAATTGATCCGGGTGGAAAAACCCTACGAGCTTGCCGTTGAAACCGCCTTGTCCTCCAGCCTGCAGCATATCGTCGTCCGCGACGAGGAATGCGCCCGGACGGCGATCAACTACTTAAAGAAACATTCCTCCGGCCGCGCCACCTTTTTGCCCATGTCGGTCATCAAAGGACGAACGATCCCCCCGGAGCAACGGCGCCATTTGGCGGAAAACGAAGCCTTCGTCGGCATCGCCAGCGAACTCGTCTCCTTTCAGGAAAAGCACCGGAACATTATGGAGTACTTGCTCGGCACGGTCATCATCAGCCGCCACTTGCCCGGGGCCAACGAGATCGCCAGGGCCTCCGGGTACCGGTACCGGATCGTCACCCTTGACGGGGATGTGGTCAATCCCGGCGGCTCGATGACGGGCGGGGCGGTGAAAAAAAACGCCTCCTCGTTGCTGTCCCGGAAGCGGGAGATGGAAACGCTGGAAGCGGAAATTGCCCGCCGGGAGGAGGAAGGCCGCAAAAAGCGGCGGCTCCTTGACGAGACGAAAGGGAAAATCGGCCGGTTGAAAGAAAACCTGCAAAAGGCAAAGGAAACGGAAGAAGGATTGAAGAAGGAAGAAGAGCGGGTCAGGGAAGCGCTGAAGGAGATCGAATGGCGGCGGAAAAACTTGGAGGACAGGCTTCAAATTTTCGCGGCGGAAGAGGCGTCGTTCCTTCAGGAAAAGGAACGAATTGCCGGAAAAATGAAGGAAAACGCCGGCAGGCTGGAACGGATCCGGGCCGAGGCGGAGGAAATCGATTTGGCGGTAAAAGCCTTGTCGGAGAAAAAATCCGTCGACCAATCCCAAAAGGATTCCCTGACGGAGGAAATCCAGGCGCTGAACATTCAAATCGCCAAATTGGAGGAACAAATCCGCCACATCAAAGCGCGATCCGAATCGGCGGAGCTCGGATTGAAGGAAACGGAAGAAGATAAAGCGGAGCAGGAAAAACGGCTGGAAGAGATGATCCGCGAAAGGGAAGAGGATGAAAAATCGGAGGCGGAACTGGCCCGGTTGGCCGAAGAAAAACAAAAGGAAAAAAATTCCATCCTTGACCGGATCGCTGAGCGGAGACAGGAAAGGAACCGGCAGCAGCAAATGCTTGAAGAGATGGAGAGGGATGTCAAGGAATGGAAAAGGCTCCACAAAACCGCGGCCGACCGGCTGAAGGAAGAAGAAGTCAAACTGGGCCGCCTCGACGCGGAACTGGACAACCTGCTGCGGAAGCTGTCGGAGGAATATTTTCTCACCTTTGAAGCCGCGAAGGAACAATATCCGCTGCCGGAGGCCCCGGATGAGGCGCGGAAAAAAGCGAAATTGATCAAGCGTTCCATCGACGAGCTGGGCACGGTCAATTTGGGGGCGATCGAAGAATACGAGCGCATCCATGAACGGTATACCTTTTTGCGGGACCAGCGGGACGATCTTTTGGAGGCGAAAGACACCCTGTTTCAAGTGATCGAGGAAATGGACCAGGAAATGATCAAACGTTTCAAGGAAACCTTCGAGGCCGTCTCCGGGGAATTCACGTCCGTCTTCAGAAATCTGTTTTCCGGCGGGTATGCCGAACTGAAGCTGACCGACCCGGACGATCTGCTCAATACCGGCGTGGAAATCGTCGCCCAGCCTCCGGGGAAAAAACTGCAAAACCTCTCCCTGCTGTCCGGCGGCGAACGGGCATTGACGGCCATCGCCCTCCTGTTTTCCATCTTGAAGGTGCGCCCCGTTCCCTTCTGCGTTTTCGATGAAGTGGAAGCGGCGCTGGACGAGGCGAACGTCTACCGGTTCAGCCGCTATTTAAAAAAGTTTGCCGAGGATACCCAGTTCATCGTGATCACCCACAGGAAAGGGACGATGGAGGAGGCGGACGCATTATACGGCATCACGATGCAGGAATCCGGGGTGTCCAAACTCGTTTCCGTCCGTCTGGAGGAACAGGAGAACTTCGTATAG
- the rnc gene encoding ribonuclease III, which yields MNRNRKMAVKKQLDQQFKKFQREIGVFFHDESLLKQAFTHSSYVNEHRKNFQDDNERLEFLGDAVLELTVSHFLYLTYPMMAEGEMTKLRAAIVCEPSLVSFAQELNFGEYILLGKGEELTGGRERPALLADAFEAFIGALFLDQGLEAVQRFLERTVFPKVKQGAFSHMMDYKSLLQEIVQREGIGTIDYEILEENGPAHNREFVAQVLLNGKSLGVGKGKSKKEAEQHAARIAIDAIKAEKQI from the coding sequence ATGAACAGGAACAGGAAAATGGCGGTAAAGAAACAATTGGATCAGCAGTTCAAAAAATTCCAAAGGGAGATCGGCGTTTTTTTTCACGACGAATCCCTCTTAAAACAGGCCTTCACCCATTCATCCTATGTGAATGAGCATCGGAAAAATTTCCAGGACGACAACGAACGCCTGGAGTTTTTGGGCGACGCGGTCCTGGAATTGACCGTTTCCCATTTCTTGTATCTCACCTATCCGATGATGGCGGAAGGGGAGATGACAAAATTGCGGGCGGCGATCGTTTGCGAGCCCTCCCTCGTTTCCTTCGCCCAGGAATTGAACTTCGGCGAATATATTCTTTTGGGCAAAGGGGAGGAACTGACGGGGGGCAGGGAAAGGCCGGCCCTGTTGGCGGATGCCTTCGAGGCCTTCATCGGCGCCCTGTTTTTGGACCAAGGTTTGGAAGCGGTCCAAAGGTTTTTGGAGCGGACCGTTTTTCCAAAAGTCAAGCAAGGTGCTTTTTCTCATATGATGGATTATAAAAGCCTGCTCCAGGAAATCGTTCAGCGGGAAGGAATCGGGACCATCGATTACGAAATATTGGAAGAAAACGGACCCGCCCACAATCGGGAATTCGTCGCCCAAGTTTTGCTCAACGGGAAAAGTTTGGGCGTCGGAAAGGGGAAATCCAAGAAGGAAGCGGAACAGCACGCCGCCAGGATCGCCATCGATGCGATCAAGGCGGAAAAACAGATTTGA
- a CDS encoding acyl carrier protein: protein MDDILERVKKIIVDRLGVEESQVTPEATFKDDLGADSLDVVELVMEMEDEFGITVSDEDSEKIVTVGDAVEYIKSKL, encoded by the coding sequence ATGGATGATATCTTGGAAAGAGTGAAAAAAATCATCGTCGACCGTTTGGGTGTCGAGGAGTCCCAGGTAACGCCTGAGGCCACGTTTAAAGATGATCTGGGGGCCGATTCCCTGGACGTGGTGGAATTGGTCATGGAAATGGAAGATGAATTCGGGATTACCGTGTCCGACGAAGATTCGGAAAAGATCGTCACCGTCGGAGATGCTGTCGAGTACATAAAAAGCAAATTATAA
- the fabG gene encoding 3-oxoacyl-[acyl-carrier-protein] reductase, giving the protein MKLLGKTALVTGASRGIGREIALELARNGADVAVNYAGSRDLAEEVCREIEAMGRKAFAVQADVKNPGDVEAMFKDVIGRFGSLHILVNNAGITRDTLVLRMKEEDWDEVIETNLKGAFLCTKQAARQMMKQRYGRIINISSIVGERGNVGQANYVSAKAGLIGLTKASALELAARGITVNAVAPGFIQTDMTDRLPEEVREEMLKQIPLARFGETKDVAKTVLFLASDDAAYITGQTIHVNGGMYM; this is encoded by the coding sequence ATGAAGCTTTTGGGAAAGACGGCCCTAGTGACCGGGGCTTCCCGCGGGATCGGCCGGGAAATCGCCCTGGAGCTGGCCCGAAACGGGGCGGATGTGGCCGTGAATTACGCGGGCAGCCGGGATCTGGCGGAAGAGGTCTGCCGGGAGATCGAGGCAATGGGACGGAAGGCTTTCGCCGTGCAGGCCGATGTGAAAAATCCCGGCGACGTGGAAGCCATGTTTAAAGACGTGATCGGCCGCTTCGGCAGCCTCCACATCCTCGTCAACAACGCGGGGATTACCCGGGACACCCTGGTCCTCCGGATGAAGGAAGAGGATTGGGATGAAGTCATCGAAACGAATTTGAAGGGCGCCTTCCTCTGCACGAAACAGGCGGCGAGGCAGATGATGAAGCAGCGGTACGGCAGGATCATCAACATCTCTTCCATCGTCGGCGAAAGAGGGAACGTCGGCCAAGCCAATTACGTGTCGGCGAAGGCCGGGCTGATCGGTTTGACGAAGGCGTCCGCCTTGGAATTGGCCGCCCGGGGCATAACGGTGAACGCCGTCGCGCCGGGATTCATTCAAACGGACATGACCGACAGATTGCCGGAAGAGGTGCGGGAGGAGATGCTCAAACAAATTCCCCTCGCCCGCTTCGGCGAAACGAAGGACGTGGCCAAAACGGTCCTCTTTTTGGCGTCGGACGACGCCGCTTACATCACCGGCCAGACGATCCATGTCAACGGCGGCATGTATATGTGA
- the fapR gene encoding transcription factor FapR, whose amino-acid sequence MRLRKKERQQLLKETIEENPFVTDEELAEKFSVSIQTIRLDRLELSIPELRERIKDVAKKNFSEQVRSLPIDEVIGEIIDIDLDERAISILEITKNHVFKRNSIARGHHLFAQANSLAVAVIDDELALTAKANIRFIHPVKEGDRVIAKAKVVNRMDEKGRTLVEVNSYVNQKLVFTGEFYMYRSNKPLKESQNENSH is encoded by the coding sequence ATGAGGCTTCGAAAAAAAGAAAGGCAGCAGCTTTTGAAGGAAACGATCGAAGAAAACCCGTTCGTCACCGATGAGGAACTGGCCGAAAAATTTTCCGTCAGCATCCAGACGATCCGCCTGGACCGCCTGGAGCTGTCGATTCCGGAATTGCGGGAAAGGATCAAAGATGTCGCCAAGAAAAACTTTTCCGAACAGGTGCGTTCCTTGCCGATCGACGAAGTGATCGGCGAGATCATCGATATCGACCTGGACGAGCGGGCCATATCCATTCTCGAGATCACCAAAAATCACGTGTTTAAACGGAATTCCATCGCCCGCGGCCATCATTTGTTCGCCCAAGCCAATTCCCTGGCGGTTGCCGTCATCGACGACGAATTGGCGCTGACGGCCAAAGCGAATATCCGCTTCATCCATCCGGTGAAAGAAGGGGACCGGGTCATCGCCAAGGCGAAAGTGGTCAATCGGATGGATGAAAAGGGGAGAACCTTGGTCGAAGTGAACAGTTACGTCAATCAAAAACTCGTTTTTACGGGCGAATTTTACATGTACCGTTCCAATAAACCGCTGAAGGAGAGTCAAAATGAGAATAGCCATTGA